In the genome of Bradyrhizobium sp. CIAT3101, one region contains:
- the serA gene encoding phosphoglycerate dehydrogenase, whose protein sequence is MPAPGQSPERSAKALLLEGVNDSAVDLFKSAGFTNVERLTKALDGEALRQALKGVSLLGIRSRTQITDEVLEAADGLLAVGCFSVGTNQVDLLAARKRGIPVFNAPFSNTRSVAELVIGEIVMLLRQIFPRSVSAHDGGWDKSAAGSREVRGRTLGIIGYGNIGSQLSTLAEAMGMRVIYYDRTDKLRHGNTEPVEKLEELLAQSDVVSLHVPETPETSGMIGEKELRAMKSGSFLINNSRGTVVDLDALAGALRDGHIAGAAIDVFPVEPSSNSERFKSPVQGLGNVILTPHVGGSTEEAQERIGGEVARKLVDYFITGSTMGAVNFPEVQLHLRPSGVRFSHVHRNVPGMLRRLNEVFLQRDINIAAQYLETAGDLGYVVLDADLGGEDSGALLAQIRALEGTIGARLVFEH, encoded by the coding sequence ATGCCAGCCCCAGGCCAAAGCCCTGAGCGGAGCGCGAAGGCGCTGCTGCTTGAAGGTGTCAACGACAGCGCCGTTGATCTGTTCAAGAGCGCGGGTTTCACCAATGTCGAGCGTCTGACCAAGGCGCTGGACGGCGAGGCGCTGCGGCAGGCGCTCAAGGGCGTGTCGCTGCTCGGCATCCGCTCCCGCACCCAGATCACCGACGAGGTGCTGGAAGCCGCCGACGGGCTGCTCGCGGTCGGCTGCTTCAGCGTCGGCACCAATCAGGTCGATCTCCTGGCGGCGCGCAAGCGCGGCATTCCCGTGTTCAACGCGCCGTTCTCCAACACGCGCAGCGTCGCCGAGCTCGTGATCGGCGAGATCGTGATGCTGCTGCGGCAGATCTTTCCGCGCTCGGTGTCGGCCCATGACGGCGGCTGGGACAAATCCGCGGCCGGCAGCCGCGAGGTGCGCGGCCGTACGCTCGGCATCATCGGCTACGGCAATATCGGCTCGCAGCTCTCGACGCTAGCGGAAGCCATGGGCATGCGGGTGATCTACTACGATCGCACCGATAAGCTCCGCCATGGCAATACCGAGCCGGTCGAGAAGCTCGAAGAGCTGCTCGCACAGAGCGACGTGGTCAGCCTGCATGTGCCGGAGACGCCCGAGACATCAGGCATGATCGGCGAGAAGGAGCTGCGGGCGATGAAATCAGGCTCGTTCCTGATCAACAACAGCCGCGGCACCGTGGTCGATCTCGATGCGCTCGCCGGCGCTTTGCGTGACGGACACATTGCCGGTGCCGCTATCGACGTGTTTCCGGTCGAGCCGTCCTCGAATTCGGAGCGTTTCAAGAGCCCGGTACAAGGCCTCGGCAACGTGATCCTCACGCCGCATGTTGGCGGTTCGACCGAAGAGGCGCAGGAGCGCATCGGCGGCGAAGTGGCGCGCAAGCTGGTCGACTATTTCATCACGGGATCGACCATGGGCGCGGTGAATTTCCCGGAGGTGCAGCTGCATTTGCGTCCCTCCGGCGTGCGCTTCAGCCACGTCCATCGCAACGTTCCGGGCATGCTGCGCCGGCTGAACGAGGTGTTCCTCCAGCGCGATATCAACATCGCCGCACAATATCTGGAGACCGCGGGCGATCTCGGCTACGTCGTGCTGGACGCCGATCTCGGCGGCGAGGATTCAGGCGCGCTGCTGGCGCAGATCCGGGCGCTCGAAGGCACAATCGGCGCGCGGCTGGTGTTCGAGCACTAG